Proteins encoded in a region of the Qipengyuania oceanensis genome:
- a CDS encoding nucleoside triphosphate pyrophosphohydrolase family protein, giving the protein MEDDFQALTVDQYAREAARTDQRKGSGTVGFTMLGLFGETGSLLAEAKKKQRDAASYLGYAEAVAEEIGDVLWYLAAIAQRHRLALSDIAAAALKADGSYAEGTNEALSLHALQPAHMPLAKAPMPEFEHSLLALASEVGLLAREIEGGNSTRHCEDVAERLVAITRCLIRASTDSGITIEAAAIKNLQKIFDRWPRERIYPPAFDADKDAEEQLPRSIQIDIYERKVRGQDYVFQRSRGVYVGDRLTDNAIEPDDYRFHDVFHYAYVAVLGWSPVIRALLRLKRKSDPKLDEAEDGARAILIEEGVTSWLFGQAQQLNFFEDVKRGGLPLDMLKHVRQFVAGYEADRCPLWLWEEAILQGYAAFRFLQKNRRARITIDFARRRLRIKELPQ; this is encoded by the coding sequence ATGGAGGACGACTTTCAGGCGCTGACGGTCGACCAATATGCCCGCGAAGCAGCTCGGACCGATCAACGTAAGGGTTCCGGTACAGTCGGGTTCACAATGCTCGGCCTCTTCGGCGAAACAGGCAGCCTCCTCGCCGAAGCCAAGAAGAAGCAGCGGGATGCCGCTTCCTATCTCGGCTATGCCGAAGCAGTCGCCGAGGAGATCGGTGACGTGTTGTGGTATTTGGCAGCTATCGCACAGCGTCACCGCCTGGCATTGAGTGACATTGCAGCCGCCGCGCTCAAGGCCGATGGTTCTTACGCAGAGGGCACGAACGAAGCACTCAGTCTCCACGCCCTACAGCCTGCACATATGCCGCTCGCAAAAGCGCCCATGCCCGAGTTCGAACACAGCCTGCTTGCCCTGGCCAGCGAAGTCGGGCTTCTGGCGCGCGAAATCGAAGGCGGCAACTCGACGCGGCACTGCGAGGATGTCGCCGAAAGACTTGTTGCGATTACGCGTTGCCTCATTCGCGCTTCGACCGACTCGGGCATCACCATCGAGGCCGCGGCGATCAAGAACCTGCAGAAGATTTTCGATCGATGGCCACGTGAACGCATCTACCCGCCGGCCTTCGATGCCGACAAAGACGCCGAAGAGCAGCTGCCTCGCTCGATACAGATCGACATTTACGAGCGCAAGGTGCGTGGTCAGGACTATGTCTTCCAGCGTTCGCGCGGCGTCTATGTCGGCGACCGACTGACCGACAACGCCATCGAACCTGACGACTATCGGTTCCACGACGTATTCCACTACGCCTATGTCGCGGTGCTGGGCTGGTCACCGGTGATCCGCGCCTTGCTGCGCCTCAAGCGCAAGAGCGACCCGAAGCTGGACGAAGCCGAGGATGGCGCGCGCGCGATCCTGATCGAAGAAGGTGTCACGTCGTGGCTATTCGGCCAAGCGCAGCAGCTCAATTTCTTCGAAGACGTCAAACGAGGCGGACTTCCGCTGGACATGCTCAAACATGTCCGCCAATTCGTCGCTGGTTACGAGGCTGACCGCTGTCCGCTGTGGCTCTGGGAGGAAGCAATTCTCCAGGGATACGCGGCCTTTCGCTTCCTCCAGAAGAACCGACGGGCGCGAATTACCATCGATTTCGCCCGCCGTCGCTTGCGTATCAAGGAGTTGCCGCAATGA